In Verrucomicrobiota bacterium, a genomic segment contains:
- a CDS encoding PIN domain-containing protein, protein MKVYLDTSAIKRPFDDQTQPRIKLETEALVTILAMAQAGEITLINSSVLRYENSRNPDAERRRYMEQTLELCQIDQAMNEQVQQRATGLEALGLKPLDALHAAAAETARADYFLTCDDRLPRRYAGSLKIVNPATLVLQFNELP, encoded by the coding sequence GTGAAAGTCTATCTTGACACCAGCGCGATCAAACGCCCCTTTGATGACCAGACTCAGCCACGCATCAAACTGGAAACCGAGGCGCTGGTGACTATCTTGGCCATGGCCCAGGCTGGCGAGATCACGCTCATCAATTCCAGCGTCCTGCGTTACGAAAACAGCCGTAATCCGGACGCGGAAAGGCGCCGCTACATGGAGCAAACGCTGGAGTTGTGTCAGATTGATCAGGCCATGAACGAACAAGTCCAACAACGCGCGACGGGCCTGGAAGCGCTGGGCCTGAAGCCGCTCGACGCGCTGCACGCCGCCGCCGCCGAAACCGCCCGAGCCGATTATTTCCTGACGTGCGACGACCGTTTGCCGCGCCGTTACGCCGGATCGCTAAAAATTGTGAACCCTGCGACGTTAGTCCTTCAATTCAACGAATTACCATGA